One Sulfurimonas sp. HSL-3221 genomic window, AAAGAGCCTGGTCGCAACAGAAGGTACGCATCAAATGAGCATACCCACTACTCCTCTTCATCAACCTCGTAATCGACAACATGCATCTCTTCTGTGTTGTCTTTTATGAAGTTAAGCACTTCCAGGCTCTCCGGTTCGACCTTGTACCACATCAGGTGCTCCTTCGTCTTAAAGGTCGCGTAGAGGCACAGGTCATACGAGTGCGCCCCGTGGTTAAAGTCCAGCCCCACCTGCATCGTCTGCAGCCACTCCACCTTTTCGGGCAGCCCTTCAAGCATCTCTTTGGCTTTGACCATGTTGGCCATCTTGCTCAGTTCGTGTTTGAACTTATACATTTCAACGTGTACTATCATCATTCACCTCGCTTAGAAAAAATCTGCTATCAACACAATGAACAGTCTGCATCATCCATTAGCTGCCGGCCGAGTTGCAAAATTTATACATGCAGGGGGTATTTCACCACAAAAACTCCCCTAAAATCACCCCTTGAATCTAATTTGCATAGCAGCGTAAAACAACCAAGGAGAAAGAATGGCACTAATGGCACTAACAGAGGAGAACTTTGAGAAGACAATCGCGGACAATGAAATCGTTATCATCGATTTCTGGGCAACATGGTGCGGCCCCTGCAAGCAGTACGGACCCATATTTGAACGCATCGCGGAGAACGTGACCGACATCACCTTCGCCAAGATCAACACGGACGAGCAGCAGCAACTCGCCGCGCAGTTCCAGATCCGCTCTATCCCGACAACGGTGGTCATGAAAGACGAAATTGTCGTGTTCCAGCAGGAGGGGGTTCTCTTCCACGAGAAGCTGCTGGATATCGCGGAGAAGGCGCAGGCGCTCGACATGGACATGGTCCGTGAAACAATTGCAAAGCAGGAAGCGGCCGCGCAGCAATAAGCCTCAAGGCTCCCATATCACATATCAGCTTCGACTCGTCGAAGCGCATAAATCAATAGGCGACCTGTCGTTAAGCGTGCCTTGAAAGCCGCCCTGAAGGCATAAAGCCGAGAAAGGGCGAGCGATTCGCGCAACGACGATTTTCTTTTGTTTCTTTTCTTTGTAAAAAGAAAAGATAGAGAAGAATGTTTATGCCACTTTTTTAGAAAAAGTAGCGCAAAAAGCGGCCTTTCGCGAATCGCTCACCCCTCCCGGCTTTATGCCTCCGGGATGGCTTTCAAAGAGCGCTCAAGGCCAATTGCCAATTTATTGAATGCGCTTCGGGGACCGAAGCTAATTTAGGGGGATGAAATCCCT contains:
- the trxA gene encoding thioredoxin; translated protein: MALMALTEENFEKTIADNEIVIIDFWATWCGPCKQYGPIFERIAENVTDITFAKINTDEQQQLAAQFQIRSIPTTVVMKDEIVVFQQEGVLFHEKLLDIAEKAQALDMDMVRETIAKQEAAAQQ
- a CDS encoding Dabb family protein; its protein translation is MIVHVEMYKFKHELSKMANMVKAKEMLEGLPEKVEWLQTMQVGLDFNHGAHSYDLCLYATFKTKEHLMWYKVEPESLEVLNFIKDNTEEMHVVDYEVDEEE